In Hahella sp. KA22, one genomic interval encodes:
- a CDS encoding glycoside hydrolase: MKRISVLAALLSMALQPSWAASVNTQPVQVAVGDDLYLIDPVTLAVTVQMNQTQSTASAAAFAAEDVKNVVFVEGDQRHWRIALADNAFDVKVAVDHGALTFAISADKPKTHIDWPVSAARQVSAYGLPLGEGFYIPADDAAWADWLQEKYDESALTELLSMPFWTEVRTGADGKAGYSLTWTLENPFNTAMTFDRDEGALRLGVSHEFSPLMPDRPYLLRLQKGAATPVTGALAYRELLERQGLLTLDDKLAQNPNVAKLAGAPHIYLWSSGLIKPEDIKSWRPFVREFAAKYQTQGHLAQKLWAQCDKEARKMFTQAFKEAQGDAGFVSNYSRDAIVRAVNGALIKAIDAPAQHPLPGGHDPAMEVLRGDAMRTAMQQTFGSMMTKPESWGGGFSTDTIAALRKAGLTSAWLGANDWLDTLWHPQSVKAAKAAGYLVGVYDSYGSIHAPDEPRTWLTAQVGRENWEKAPYRREDGSVVSGFSSVGAYANPVAIEKYAEQRMTAVTREAKLNSLFLDVDATGMIYEDYTEGRKTSEAQDVAARTQRLNFPREELALVTGSEGGSALFANAIEFAHGMTITPFSWTDPDTGKNRQSTYYRGNYWPPEAPSLFFETKPIKPALRNIYYNPAYRLPLYQLALHDSVVATLHWEYPSLKFKETRVDVGLLQLLYMIPPMYHLNAANQKRDLPVIAAYDKVFRPWHEKLYRTRMTGFEFLSQDRLLQSTHFADGVTITANFSSQERKTGQSVIPAQTVAIVSPEGERSLIPLRDMLQ; encoded by the coding sequence ATGAAACGAATATCCGTATTGGCGGCGCTGTTATCCATGGCGCTGCAACCAAGCTGGGCGGCGTCGGTGAATACGCAGCCGGTGCAAGTAGCCGTTGGCGACGACCTGTATCTGATCGATCCCGTCACGCTGGCGGTGACGGTGCAGATGAATCAAACCCAGTCTACCGCTTCAGCGGCGGCGTTTGCTGCAGAAGACGTCAAAAATGTAGTGTTTGTGGAGGGGGATCAGCGCCATTGGCGTATTGCCCTGGCGGACAACGCGTTTGATGTGAAAGTCGCTGTTGATCATGGCGCTCTGACTTTCGCCATCAGCGCCGATAAGCCGAAGACGCATATTGACTGGCCGGTGTCGGCGGCGCGTCAGGTGTCCGCTTATGGCCTGCCGTTGGGCGAGGGCTTTTATATTCCGGCCGATGATGCGGCGTGGGCGGACTGGTTGCAGGAAAAGTACGACGAGTCCGCGCTGACTGAACTGCTGTCCATGCCGTTTTGGACGGAAGTGCGCACCGGCGCTGACGGAAAAGCAGGCTACTCTCTGACCTGGACATTGGAGAATCCCTTCAATACCGCCATGACTTTCGATCGGGATGAGGGCGCATTGCGTCTGGGCGTGAGCCATGAATTTTCGCCGCTGATGCCGGATCGGCCTTATCTGCTGCGTTTGCAGAAGGGCGCGGCTACGCCTGTCACTGGCGCCTTGGCTTATCGCGAGCTGCTGGAGCGTCAGGGGTTGCTGACGCTGGATGATAAGCTCGCGCAAAACCCCAATGTGGCCAAGCTGGCGGGCGCGCCACATATCTATCTGTGGAGCAGCGGCCTGATCAAGCCCGAGGATATCAAGAGCTGGCGTCCCTTCGTGCGTGAATTCGCCGCCAAATATCAGACGCAGGGTCATCTCGCGCAAAAACTTTGGGCGCAATGTGATAAAGAAGCGCGCAAGATGTTTACCCAGGCCTTCAAGGAAGCGCAGGGCGATGCCGGGTTTGTCTCGAACTATTCTCGCGACGCCATCGTCAGGGCGGTGAATGGAGCGTTGATCAAAGCCATCGATGCGCCGGCGCAGCATCCCTTACCGGGCGGACATGATCCGGCGATGGAAGTGCTGCGGGGAGACGCGATGCGCACGGCCATGCAGCAGACGTTCGGCTCCATGATGACCAAGCCGGAGTCCTGGGGCGGCGGTTTCTCCACGGACACCATCGCCGCGCTGCGCAAGGCCGGGCTGACCAGCGCCTGGCTGGGAGCCAACGACTGGCTGGATACCTTATGGCATCCGCAATCGGTGAAAGCTGCGAAGGCGGCGGGCTATCTGGTGGGAGTCTATGACAGCTACGGCAGCATTCACGCGCCGGATGAGCCGCGCACCTGGCTGACCGCCCAGGTTGGCCGTGAAAACTGGGAAAAGGCGCCATATCGACGGGAAGACGGCAGTGTTGTCTCCGGTTTCTCCAGTGTGGGCGCCTACGCCAACCCAGTGGCGATTGAAAAGTATGCGGAGCAGCGTATGACAGCGGTGACGCGTGAGGCCAAGCTCAACAGTCTGTTCCTGGATGTGGACGCCACTGGCATGATCTACGAGGACTACACGGAAGGCCGCAAAACCAGCGAAGCTCAGGATGTGGCGGCGCGTACGCAACGATTGAATTTCCCACGGGAAGAACTGGCGCTGGTCACGGGGAGCGAAGGCGGCTCCGCGTTGTTTGCGAACGCCATTGAGTTCGCTCACGGTATGACCATCACACCGTTCAGTTGGACAGACCCGGATACCGGTAAAAACCGCCAGTCCACCTATTATCGTGGCAACTACTGGCCGCCCGAGGCGCCCTCGCTGTTCTTTGAAACCAAGCCGATCAAGCCGGCGCTGCGCAATATTTACTACAATCCCGCCTATCGCCTGCCGCTATATCAGCTGGCGTTGCATGACAGCGTCGTGGCGACCCTGCACTGGGAATACCCTTCGCTGAAGTTCAAAGAAACCCGCGTGGATGTGGGGCTGCTGCAGTTGTTGTACATGATTCCGCCGATGTACCATCTGAACGCGGCGAATCAGAAGCGCGACCTGCCTGTGATCGCCGCCTACGATAAAGTGTTCCGTCCCTGGCATGAAAAGCTTTACCGCACGCGCATGACGGGGTTTGAGTTCCTGTCTCAGGATCGTCTGCTGCAATCCACCCACTTTGCGGATGGCGTGACGATTACCGCGAATTTTTCCTCTCAGGAACGTAAAACGGGGCAGTCAGTCATACCGGCCCAAACTGTGGCGATTGTGTCGCCCGAGGGTGAGCGCAGCCTGATTCCGTTGCGGGACATGCTGCAATAA
- a CDS encoding helix-turn-helix transcriptional regulator, translated as MLDNEFDPEGFEKALSLIKSMDNRNRLFILCLLCDGERTVTEMAEAAELSLSAMSQHLSVLRQADLVETEKYQQSVTYRLKGNEVKQMIALLKKLYCDSAAQ; from the coding sequence ATGCTGGATAACGAATTTGACCCCGAAGGTTTTGAAAAGGCTTTGTCGTTAATCAAGTCCATGGACAATCGCAATCGATTGTTCATTCTCTGCCTGCTGTGCGACGGCGAGCGTACGGTGACGGAAATGGCGGAGGCGGCGGAGCTGAGCCTGTCCGCCATGTCCCAGCATTTAAGCGTGCTGCGTCAGGCGGATCTGGTGGAGACGGAGAAATATCAGCAGAGCGTGACTTATCGCCTTAAGGGCAATGAAGTCAAACAGATGATTGCGCTGCTGAAAAAGCTGTACTGCGACAGCGCCGCCCAATAG
- a CDS encoding SIMPL domain-containing protein, with product MSEKYPDRITMETVEKVKVSPDAATLALKVSGESSVFTTEALKKLKDVKSLIDGLKRLGVNESKLSLENIRVTSKSGMFAGASSVTFTLKLQSLAIADVPQTLALAATTKNISLEDIQWEYSYLETRKLEIMKSAARENKKQALELADALGVRLIAVHSLYPKWDEPNRQAMAGLTRSRSLMKARGPGGGDDSEGFELAMNHSDYLEVVIKAEYRVSEFAA from the coding sequence ATGAGCGAAAAATATCCCGATAGAATCACCATGGAAACCGTGGAGAAGGTGAAAGTGTCGCCTGACGCGGCGACGCTGGCGCTCAAGGTATCGGGGGAATCATCGGTGTTCACCACCGAAGCGCTGAAGAAGTTGAAGGATGTCAAAAGCCTTATCGATGGCTTGAAGCGGCTGGGGGTGAATGAAAGCAAGCTATCCCTTGAAAATATTCGCGTGACCTCTAAATCCGGCATGTTCGCCGGCGCTTCCTCGGTGACGTTCACGCTCAAGCTGCAGTCACTGGCGATCGCCGATGTACCGCAAACTCTGGCGCTGGCGGCGACCACAAAAAACATCTCTTTGGAAGATATCCAGTGGGAGTATTCCTATCTGGAGACCAGGAAGCTGGAGATCATGAAGTCCGCCGCCAGGGAAAACAAGAAGCAGGCGTTGGAGCTGGCGGACGCTTTGGGCGTGCGCCTGATCGCCGTACACAGTCTCTATCCGAAATGGGACGAGCCTAACCGTCAGGCGATGGCGGGGCTGACGCGCAGCCGCAGTCTGATGAAAGCGCGAGGGCCCGGCGGAGGCGATGACAGTGAAGGCTTTGAACTGGCGATGAATCACTCGGATTATCTGGAGGTCGTCATCAAAGCGGAGTATCGGGTGTCGGAGTTCGCTGCGTAG
- a CDS encoding ABC transporter substrate-binding protein, giving the protein MNFINHPWRRAVLLAVIALWFLVSPTVHAQDAQTNAPESRLIRFNMSDGGGFPPFTYYDEHNQPQGIMYEVLATVANRRNYQLKLMALPRKRLDSMLATGDVDVVTLAWEWTDAPTKFLWSKPVIPHRDVIFSLRDRNLQFKKVDELVGMTLVVRFGYHYPLLDPYFEDGLIKRQEDYSETIMLSHLLKTPDRVDGAVINELVGLWLIKEKRLGNQFVLSEQDVSTVWFRFAVTPQRKHLLADIDAVLQDLKDSGDLQEIIARYQP; this is encoded by the coding sequence ATGAACTTTATTAATCATCCGTGGCGCCGCGCCGTATTGCTGGCCGTCATCGCGCTATGGTTTCTTGTGTCCCCGACCGTTCATGCGCAGGACGCCCAGACTAACGCACCGGAAAGCAGGCTGATCAGGTTCAATATGAGCGATGGCGGCGGCTTTCCTCCGTTCACTTACTATGACGAACATAACCAGCCGCAAGGCATCATGTATGAAGTGCTGGCTACCGTGGCCAACCGGCGCAATTACCAGCTCAAGCTAATGGCCTTGCCCCGCAAGCGACTTGACAGCATGCTCGCAACCGGCGATGTGGATGTGGTGACTCTGGCGTGGGAATGGACGGACGCGCCAACGAAGTTTCTGTGGTCGAAGCCGGTCATCCCCCATCGCGACGTGATTTTTTCCCTGCGCGATCGCAACCTGCAATTCAAGAAAGTCGATGAGTTGGTAGGCATGACCCTGGTGGTGCGCTTCGGTTACCACTACCCTTTGCTGGACCCTTACTTTGAGGATGGCCTGATCAAGCGTCAGGAAGATTACAGCGAGACCATCATGCTCTCGCATCTGTTGAAGACGCCGGACCGGGTCGACGGCGCGGTGATAAATGAGCTGGTTGGCCTGTGGTTGATCAAAGAGAAGCGTCTGGGCAATCAGTTCGTCCTCTCCGAGCAGGATGTCAGCACCGTGTGGTTTCGCTTCGCCGTGACGCCGCAGCGCAAGCATTTACTGGCCGATATCGACGCCGTGCTGCAGGATCTGAAAGATTCCGGCGATCTACAGGAAATTATCGCCCGCTATCAACCCTGA
- a CDS encoding RND family transporter — protein MLTLSEHASRNPKFWFRLSGALCLLLILLAAAPTLSPATFSFLNPLHIDTDPENMLREDEPVRVTHNHLKQEFSLYDVVVVGVINREHPQGVFNARSLKNVYDLASFAQGLRWEENGREQGVVGVDLMAPSTVDNIEQAGLGTVRFEWLMPSPPANDAAALQVAEKAMRIPMLRDTLVSSDQKALALYVPITSKDISYQIAEKLRAKVAEFDSNDEYHITGLPVAQDQFGVEMFKQMAISAPLAMLLIFLLMWWFFRHLRLVLAPLAVAMISVILTMGLLVVTGNTVHIMSSMIPIFIMPIAVLDAVHILSDFFDRYPRIRDRNKTIREVMEELSAPMLYTSITTCAGFASLAFTPIPPVQVFGVFVSIGVGLAWLLTVTLVPAYIMLMPENSLQGFGMNTDKDGEEHTALARFLHALGRFTYRRAKLVLVATLLVAVGAGYGISKIQINDNPVKWFAESHPIRVADQALNERFAGTYMAYLALQPAEPATLEDARSRVAALLDETDTAIQAPARALIAAVTAQTRDEWLRELQDVVADAREQADTDALWDAWDALGQGLDAVRQSAETFKQPETLAYIETLQKYLQGTGLVGKSNALPDIVKTVHRELMQGEAEAFRIPASAAAVGQTLITYQSSHRPQDLWRFVTPDYRNTNLWIQLKSGDNKNMAAVVAAVDQFFAQHPGPTALKHEWFGLTYINVVWQEKMVSGMLEAFLGSFLIVLAMMAFLFRSLWWGLLSMLPLTVTIGAIYGVIGWIGKDYDMPVAVLSALSLGLAVDYAIHFLARSRFLYRQTGSWRETVDAVFGEPARAITRNVIVIGVGFLPLLAAPLIPYQTVGVFISSILLFAGVATLLILPALLTAFDRFLFKNLQSTREAGA, from the coding sequence ATGCTGACTTTATCAGAACATGCCTCCCGAAACCCCAAGTTTTGGTTCCGCCTGAGCGGGGCTCTTTGCCTGCTGCTGATTCTTCTGGCGGCGGCTCCAACACTGAGCCCCGCGACGTTTTCCTTCCTGAACCCTCTACACATTGATACCGACCCGGAAAACATGCTGCGGGAGGATGAGCCTGTCAGGGTGACTCACAACCACCTGAAACAGGAATTCAGCCTGTACGATGTTGTCGTGGTGGGGGTGATCAACCGCGAGCATCCCCAGGGCGTATTCAATGCGCGCTCACTGAAAAACGTGTACGACCTGGCGTCATTCGCGCAAGGTCTGCGCTGGGAGGAGAACGGACGCGAGCAAGGCGTGGTGGGCGTGGATCTGATGGCTCCGTCCACGGTGGATAATATTGAGCAGGCCGGACTGGGAACGGTGCGTTTCGAATGGTTGATGCCGTCGCCCCCGGCTAACGACGCCGCCGCTTTGCAGGTCGCAGAAAAAGCCATGCGTATCCCCATGCTGCGCGACACACTGGTGTCATCGGACCAGAAAGCGCTGGCGCTTTACGTTCCCATCACCTCAAAGGACATCAGTTACCAGATCGCGGAGAAGCTGCGCGCCAAGGTCGCTGAGTTCGACTCAAATGATGAGTACCACATTACCGGGCTGCCGGTGGCGCAGGATCAGTTTGGCGTGGAGATGTTCAAGCAGATGGCGATTTCCGCGCCGCTGGCGATGCTGTTGATTTTCCTGCTGATGTGGTGGTTTTTCCGCCATCTGCGTTTGGTGTTGGCGCCGCTGGCGGTGGCCATGATTTCCGTGATCCTGACCATGGGGTTGCTGGTGGTCACCGGCAACACCGTGCATATCATGAGTTCGATGATCCCTATTTTTATCATGCCTATCGCGGTGCTGGACGCGGTGCATATCCTGTCAGACTTCTTTGACCGCTATCCCCGCATTCGCGACCGCAACAAAACGATTCGCGAAGTGATGGAAGAACTGTCGGCGCCGATGCTGTACACCTCGATCACCACCTGTGCGGGCTTCGCATCATTGGCGTTCACGCCGATTCCTCCTGTGCAGGTGTTCGGCGTATTCGTTTCCATTGGAGTGGGACTGGCCTGGTTGTTGACGGTGACGCTGGTCCCCGCCTACATCATGCTGATGCCGGAAAACTCCCTGCAGGGATTTGGTATGAACACGGACAAAGACGGAGAGGAGCATACGGCGCTGGCGCGGTTTCTTCATGCGCTGGGACGCTTCACCTACCGCCGCGCCAAACTGGTGCTGGTAGCGACTTTGTTGGTGGCGGTTGGCGCAGGTTACGGCATTAGCAAAATTCAGATTAATGACAACCCGGTGAAATGGTTTGCGGAAAGTCATCCGATTCGCGTTGCGGATCAAGCGTTGAATGAGCGTTTTGCGGGAACTTATATGGCCTATCTGGCGTTGCAGCCGGCGGAGCCAGCCACGTTAGAGGACGCCCGCAGCCGGGTCGCCGCGTTATTGGACGAGACGGATACGGCCATTCAGGCGCCGGCTCGCGCCCTTATCGCCGCAGTGACTGCGCAAACCCGAGACGAATGGTTGCGTGAGCTGCAGGACGTCGTGGCGGACGCCCGCGAACAGGCGGACACCGATGCGTTATGGGACGCCTGGGATGCGCTGGGGCAAGGGCTGGACGCCGTGAGGCAAAGCGCTGAAACCTTCAAACAGCCTGAGACCCTGGCATATATCGAAACCCTGCAAAAGTACCTGCAGGGAACTGGTCTGGTGGGTAAGAGCAATGCGTTGCCGGACATTGTCAAAACTGTGCACAGAGAACTCATGCAGGGGGAAGCGGAGGCGTTTCGCATCCCCGCCAGCGCCGCTGCCGTGGGGCAGACGCTGATAACCTATCAGAGTAGTCACCGTCCTCAGGATTTGTGGCGCTTCGTGACGCCGGACTATCGCAATACCAATCTGTGGATACAACTGAAAAGCGGGGACAACAAGAATATGGCGGCGGTGGTCGCCGCGGTTGACCAATTTTTCGCGCAGCATCCGGGGCCGACGGCCCTTAAGCATGAATGGTTTGGGCTGACCTATATCAACGTGGTGTGGCAGGAAAAAATGGTGAGCGGGATGCTGGAGGCGTTTCTCGGCAGCTTCCTGATTGTGCTGGCGATGATGGCGTTTTTATTCCGTTCTCTGTGGTGGGGGCTGCTCAGCATGTTGCCGTTGACGGTCACGATTGGCGCGATCTACGGCGTCATCGGCTGGATTGGCAAAGATTACGATATGCCGGTGGCGGTGCTGTCGGCGTTGAGTCTGGGACTGGCGGTGGATTACGCCATTCACTTTCTGGCTCGCAGTCGCTTTCTGTATCGGCAGACCGGCTCCTGGCGGGAGACGGTGGACGCGGTGTTTGGCGAGCCGGCGCGTGCGATTACCCGCAATGTGATTGTTATTGGCGTGGGGTTTCTGCCGTTGTTGGCGGCGCCGTTGATTCCCTACCAGACTGTCGGGGTGTTTATTTCTTCCATTTTGCTGTTCGCAGGCGTGGCGACCTTGTTGATCCTGCCCGCACTGCTGACGGCGTTTGATCGCTTTCTGTTTAAAAATCTGCAATCAACAAGGGAGGCTGGGGCATGA
- a CDS encoding DUF1302 family protein: MKTPLRIVAILLLSARAWGEEPALPMGLGAEEPQLPTGLEEPAKASANEPDLPLGLELAEPESNGKDQGTEAGLTAFPLQMSGFAETRLGARLQDDPTQKRASIGEARAQWQAEAFLESVTFKSVADFLYDPVLDHHRIDLERGEGWLDLREANFMVRPVDAMDIKLGRQILTWGTGDLLFINDLFPKDWNALMIGRDEEYLKAPSDAAKISLFSDVVNLDWVYTPQFDADRYIDGERISYYSAGSGEVVGRNEPVRVEGRQNALQDDELALRAYRLLGPYELAAYYYRGFWKSPAGVNPGSGLYTFPELQVWGASVRGPVAGGVASAELGYYDSLEDDRGDDPWVRNSEWRALIGYERELLPELTGAVQFYIESMQDYDAFKASQPPSAYIKDEHRQVVTLRLTRLLMNQNLTLSLFNFWSPNEEDGYLRLKANYKVDDHWRVESGANVFYGEREETFFGQLKDNSNLYVALRYGF, encoded by the coding sequence ATGAAAACACCGCTTCGCATCGTCGCCATCCTGCTTTTAAGCGCCCGCGCCTGGGGTGAAGAGCCCGCGTTGCCTATGGGGCTGGGAGCGGAGGAGCCACAACTGCCGACAGGGTTGGAAGAGCCTGCTAAAGCGTCCGCCAATGAGCCGGATCTACCTCTCGGCCTGGAACTGGCTGAGCCCGAGTCGAATGGTAAGGATCAGGGGACAGAGGCAGGGCTGACTGCGTTTCCATTGCAAATGTCCGGCTTTGCGGAAACCCGTCTCGGCGCCCGGTTGCAGGATGATCCGACGCAAAAACGGGCGTCTATTGGCGAAGCGCGCGCGCAATGGCAGGCTGAGGCGTTTCTGGAGTCGGTCACGTTTAAGAGCGTGGCGGATTTCCTGTACGACCCGGTATTGGACCATCATCGTATCGATCTTGAGCGCGGCGAAGGCTGGCTGGACTTGCGCGAAGCCAACTTTATGGTACGCCCGGTGGATGCGATGGATATCAAGCTGGGACGTCAGATTCTCACCTGGGGAACCGGCGATCTGTTGTTCATCAACGACCTCTTTCCCAAGGACTGGAACGCGCTGATGATTGGCCGTGACGAGGAGTACCTGAAAGCGCCTTCGGACGCCGCCAAGATATCCCTCTTCAGTGATGTAGTGAATCTGGACTGGGTGTACACGCCGCAATTCGATGCGGACCGATACATTGATGGCGAGCGGATTTCCTACTACAGCGCAGGCTCCGGTGAAGTGGTTGGACGCAATGAGCCCGTACGGGTGGAAGGGCGTCAAAACGCGTTGCAGGATGATGAACTGGCGTTGCGGGCGTATCGTCTGTTGGGGCCCTACGAACTGGCCGCCTATTATTATCGCGGCTTTTGGAAAAGTCCGGCGGGCGTTAATCCAGGCAGCGGCCTGTATACGTTTCCTGAGCTGCAGGTGTGGGGTGCGAGTGTGCGTGGTCCTGTCGCCGGCGGCGTAGCCAGTGCGGAGCTGGGCTATTATGACAGCCTGGAGGATGATCGCGGAGACGACCCCTGGGTGCGCAACAGTGAGTGGCGCGCTTTAATAGGTTATGAACGCGAGCTGCTGCCGGAGTTGACTGGCGCGGTGCAGTTCTACATTGAGTCCATGCAGGATTACGACGCCTTCAAGGCCTCGCAGCCGCCGAGCGCTTATATCAAGGACGAGCATCGTCAGGTAGTGACATTGCGTCTGACCAGGCTGCTGATGAACCAGAATCTGACCCTGTCGCTGTTCAACTTCTGGAGCCCCAATGAAGAAGACGGCTACCTGCGTCTGAAAGCGAACTACAAAGTGGACGATCACTGGCGGGTGGAGAGCGGGGCCAATGTCTTCTATGGAGAAAGAGAGGAAACTTTCTTTGGCCAACTCAAGGACAACAGCAATCTCTACGTGGCGTTGAGATATGGGTTTTAG
- a CDS encoding DHA2 family efflux MFS transporter permease subunit: MQKTVNPWLIAPLVALAAFMEVLDISIANVSLQHIAGSLGAGPEETTWILTSYLVTNAIALPIAGWLSDYFGRTRFFIGSIIGFTLASLACGMAPGLEMLIIFRAVQGLAGGALQPVSQAILADSFPLEKRGMAFAMYGIAVVAAPAIGPTLGGWITDEFSWRWIFLINVPVGIVLIMLVKRFLPDEPANHDGSKVDYFGFALIAIGLGCLQWMLDTGQREDWFDSPQIVALAVIVVVALLTYIVRSFDQKNPIVDLTLYRYPNFAMANVIMFMMGFVLFGSTALLPLLMQTLMGYSAFDAGLVLSPGGFAIMFMMPIVGRLVGAVDSRILLTLGLTVSSLALWNLGDLTLSVNRDQLALARVWQTLGLAFLFIPTTSSAYVGLPTSANNQAAAMLSFMRNLGGGVGIALLMTFLDRVATVNRGHLVANTSPVSEVWSQHYMQLQQITGDATRALMMANQQVAEQARFIAFMDSFKMLAILFALLIPLVWKLKPLPRSGVGAPQGAH; the protein is encoded by the coding sequence ATGCAGAAAACCGTTAATCCCTGGCTGATTGCGCCGCTGGTGGCGCTCGCCGCTTTTATGGAGGTGCTGGACATCTCCATCGCCAACGTCTCGCTGCAGCATATTGCCGGCAGCCTGGGGGCGGGACCGGAAGAGACCACCTGGATACTGACGTCCTACCTCGTCACCAATGCTATCGCGTTGCCCATCGCCGGCTGGCTGTCCGATTATTTTGGGCGTACGCGTTTTTTTATCGGCAGCATAATCGGTTTTACGCTGGCGTCTTTGGCCTGCGGTATGGCTCCGGGGCTGGAAATGCTGATTATCTTTCGCGCGGTGCAAGGTCTGGCCGGCGGCGCGTTGCAGCCGGTGTCGCAAGCGATACTGGCGGACAGTTTTCCTTTGGAAAAGCGTGGCATGGCGTTCGCCATGTACGGCATTGCGGTGGTGGCGGCGCCGGCGATTGGTCCTACGCTGGGCGGTTGGATTACGGATGAGTTCAGTTGGCGCTGGATCTTTTTGATCAACGTGCCTGTTGGCATCGTCTTGATCATGCTGGTTAAACGCTTTCTGCCGGACGAGCCCGCCAACCATGACGGCTCCAAGGTGGATTATTTTGGCTTTGCTCTGATCGCCATCGGCCTGGGCTGTCTGCAATGGATGCTCGACACCGGGCAGCGCGAAGACTGGTTCGATTCGCCGCAGATCGTGGCCCTGGCGGTGATTGTGGTGGTGGCGCTGTTGACCTATATCGTGCGTTCTTTCGACCAGAAGAACCCTATCGTCGACCTGACGTTGTACCGTTACCCCAACTTTGCGATGGCCAATGTCATCATGTTTATGATGGGCTTTGTGCTGTTCGGCTCCACTGCGTTGTTGCCGCTGCTGATGCAGACGCTGATGGGGTATTCGGCTTTCGATGCTGGTCTGGTGCTGTCGCCGGGCGGGTTCGCGATCATGTTTATGATGCCCATCGTGGGGCGCCTGGTTGGCGCTGTGGATTCCCGTATTCTGCTGACGCTGGGACTGACCGTCAGCAGTCTGGCGCTCTGGAATCTGGGGGACCTGACGTTGTCGGTGAACCGGGATCAACTGGCGTTGGCCAGGGTGTGGCAGACGCTGGGACTGGCGTTCCTGTTCATTCCTACGACATCCAGCGCTTATGTAGGGTTGCCTACCTCGGCGAATAATCAGGCGGCGGCCATGCTGTCGTTCATGCGTAATCTGGGCGGCGGCGTCGGCATCGCCTTGTTGATGACGTTTCTGGATCGTGTTGCGACGGTGAATCGCGGTCATCTGGTGGCCAACACCAGCCCGGTCAGCGAGGTTTGGAGCCAGCATTATATGCAGTTGCAGCAGATCACTGGCGACGCCACTCGCGCGTTGATGATGGCCAATCAGCAGGTGGCCGAGCAGGCCCGGTTTATCGCATTCATGGACAGCTTCAAGATGCTGGCGATCCTGTTTGCGCTGCTGATTCCTCTGGTATGGAAGCTGAAGCCATTACCCCGCAGCGGCGTTGGCGCGCCTCAAGGCGCTCACTAA
- a CDS encoding DUF2892 domain-containing protein, translating into MNIDRLVFAFAGFMVSLGLILGYWVSPYWFLLSAFVGLNMLQAAFTGFCPLAMVLKKLGFHPGSAFH; encoded by the coding sequence ATGAACATTGATCGACTGGTCTTCGCATTCGCAGGTTTCATGGTTTCTCTCGGTTTGATTCTGGGTTACTGGGTGAGTCCCTATTGGTTCCTGCTTTCCGCCTTTGTCGGCCTGAATATGCTTCAGGCGGCGTTCACCGGCTTTTGTCCGTTAGCCATGGTGTTGAAAAAACTGGGGTTCCATCCCGGAAGCGCCTTTCACTGA
- a CDS encoding outer membrane lipoprotein-sorting protein encodes MSLSFKWWAAIWLFAMTGISATQAGAADQAQVDDIVRKASHAAYYQGVDGKARVDMRIFDAQNRERSREFTILRKDIDDAGDGDQKFYVYFHSPADVSKSAFLVWKHVKGDDDRWLYLPALDLVKRISASDERTSFMGSHFFYEDVSGRTPDEDDHVLLEETDNYYVLKSTPKNAGNVEFAYYKNWVHKTSFIPVKTEFYDASDRAYRTYQATRVEMVDGYQTVTESKMSDTRIGGYTQMRYSKVDYDVDIPEDIFSERYLRSAPRQYLR; translated from the coding sequence ATGAGTCTTTCATTCAAATGGTGGGCGGCGATCTGGTTATTCGCCATGACGGGGATTTCGGCGACACAGGCGGGCGCTGCGGATCAGGCGCAGGTGGATGACATCGTACGCAAGGCCAGCCACGCGGCCTATTATCAGGGCGTGGACGGCAAGGCGCGGGTGGATATGCGTATCTTCGATGCGCAGAACCGGGAGCGTTCGCGGGAGTTCACCATCCTGCGGAAAGACATTGACGACGCCGGCGATGGCGACCAAAAGTTCTATGTGTACTTTCACAGTCCGGCTGATGTGAGTAAAAGCGCCTTTCTGGTCTGGAAACATGTGAAGGGCGATGACGACCGCTGGCTCTATCTGCCGGCGCTGGATCTGGTGAAACGCATTTCCGCCAGTGATGAGCGCACCAGCTTCATGGGCTCCCATTTTTTCTACGAAGATGTGTCCGGGCGCACCCCGGATGAAGACGATCATGTGTTGCTCGAAGAGACAGATAACTACTACGTGCTGAAAAGCACGCCAAAAAACGCCGGCAATGTGGAGTTCGCCTACTACAAAAACTGGGTTCACAAGACCTCCTTTATCCCAGTGAAAACCGAATTTTACGATGCATCGGATCGGGCTTATCGCACCTATCAGGCGACACGGGTGGAAATGGTGGACGGTTACCAGACGGTCACGGAATCCAAAATGAGCGACACCCGAATCGGCGGCTACACCCAGATGCGCTACAGCAAAGTCGATTACGACGTGGATATTCCAGAAGATATTTTCAGCGAACGTTATTTGCGTAGCGCACCGCGGCAGTATTTACGCTGA